In Saccharothrix violaceirubra, the following are encoded in one genomic region:
- a CDS encoding adenylate kinase yields MRLVLVGPPGAGKGTQAGLLKSKLGVPHISTGDLFRAHIGEQTDLGREVQQYLDSGRLVPDEVTNEMVRARLAEPDAAAGFLLDGFPRNVAQAGVLDEILASGGHKLDAVVEFRIDEELVVERLLARGRTDDKEDVIRHRQEVYRTETAPLLDHYSGILVTVDAVGGIDEISERALAALRGPK; encoded by the coding sequence GTGCGACTCGTTCTCGTCGGCCCGCCCGGAGCGGGCAAGGGCACCCAGGCCGGACTGCTCAAGAGCAAGCTCGGCGTGCCGCACATCTCCACCGGGGACCTCTTCCGCGCGCACATCGGCGAGCAGACGGACCTCGGCCGGGAGGTGCAGCAGTACCTCGACTCCGGTCGTCTCGTCCCCGACGAGGTGACCAACGAGATGGTGCGCGCCCGGCTCGCCGAGCCCGACGCCGCCGCCGGCTTCCTGCTCGACGGCTTCCCGCGCAACGTGGCCCAGGCGGGTGTCCTCGACGAGATCCTGGCCTCCGGCGGCCACAAGCTCGACGCCGTCGTGGAGTTCCGCATCGACGAGGAACTCGTCGTCGAGCGGCTGCTCGCCCGCGGGCGCACCGACGACAAGGAGGACGTGATCCGGCACCGGCAGGAGGTCTACCGCACGGAGACCGCGCCGCTGCTGGACCACTACTCCGGCATCCTGGTCACCGTCGACGCGGTGGGTGGGATCGACGAGATCAGCGAACGCGCGCTGGCCGCGCTTCGCGGCCCGAAGTGA
- the rpsK gene encoding 30S ribosomal protein S11 produces MPPKSRQGAGVKKVRRKEKKNVSHGQAHIKSTFNNTIVSITDPLGNVISWASAGHVGFKGSRKSTPFAAQMAAENAARKAAEHGMRKVDVFVKGPGSGRETAIRSLQAAGLEVGTIQDVTPQPHNGCRPPKRRRV; encoded by the coding sequence ATGCCACCCAAGTCCCGTCAGGGCGCCGGGGTCAAGAAGGTCCGGCGCAAGGAAAAGAAGAACGTCTCGCACGGCCAGGCCCACATCAAGAGCACGTTCAACAACACCATCGTGTCCATCACGGACCCGCTGGGCAACGTGATCAGCTGGGCTTCCGCCGGCCACGTCGGCTTCAAGGGCTCCCGCAAGTCGACCCCGTTCGCCGCCCAGATGGCAGCCGAGAACGCCGCGCGCAAGGCCGCCGAGCACGGCATGCGCAAGGTGGACGTGTTCGTGAAGGGTCCCGGCTCCGGCCGTGAGACCGCGATCCGTTCCCTCCAGGCCGCCGGCCTGGAAGTCGGCACCATCCAGGACGTGACCCCGCAGCCCCACAACGGCTGCCGCCCGCCCAAGCGGCGCCGGGTCTGA
- the map gene encoding type I methionyl aminopeptidase yields the protein MIEIKSRGQLEAMRASGLVVARTLAALVGHAKVGVSTAELDELAETTIREAGAIPSFKGYHGFPASICASVNEQVVHGIPSRTQVLAEGDLISIDCGAILDGWHGDSAVTVEIGQVTEAERRLSEATRLSMLAGIAAAVPGGRLSDISFAIGNETVRVGREHGVTYGIVDGYGGHGIGSKMHMDPFLPNRGKPGKGPRLKVGMAIAIEPMLTLGTERTVELDDGWTVITEDGSRAAHWEHSVAITDDGPWVLTAPEE from the coding sequence ATGATCGAGATCAAGAGCCGCGGCCAGCTCGAGGCGATGCGCGCCTCGGGACTGGTCGTGGCGCGTACGTTGGCGGCCCTCGTCGGGCACGCCAAGGTCGGGGTCAGCACGGCCGAACTGGACGAGCTGGCCGAGACCACCATCCGCGAGGCGGGCGCCATCCCGTCGTTCAAGGGCTACCACGGGTTCCCGGCGAGCATCTGCGCCAGCGTGAACGAACAGGTGGTCCACGGCATCCCCAGTCGTACCCAGGTCCTCGCCGAGGGCGACCTGATCTCGATCGACTGCGGTGCCATCCTCGACGGCTGGCACGGCGACTCGGCCGTGACGGTCGAGATCGGCCAGGTCACCGAGGCCGAGCGCAGACTGTCCGAGGCCACCAGGCTGTCGATGCTCGCGGGCATCGCCGCGGCCGTGCCCGGCGGGCGCCTGAGCGACATCTCCTTCGCCATCGGCAACGAGACCGTGCGCGTCGGCCGTGAGCACGGCGTCACCTACGGCATCGTCGACGGCTACGGCGGCCACGGCATCGGTTCGAAGATGCACATGGACCCGTTCCTGCCCAACCGGGGCAAGCCCGGCAAGGGGCCCCGGCTCAAGGTCGGCATGGCCATCGCCATCGAGCCGATGCTGACCCTGGGCACCGAGCGCACCGTCGAACTCGACGACGGCTGGACCGTGATCACCGAGGACGGGTCGCGCGCGGCGCACTGGGAGCACAGCGTCGCCATCACCGACGACGGTCCGTGGGTGCTCACCGCGCCCGAGGAGTAG
- the rpmJ gene encoding 50S ribosomal protein L36 produces the protein MKVQPSVKKICDKCKVIRRHGRVMVICENLRHKQRQG, from the coding sequence GTGAAGGTCCAGCCGAGCGTCAAGAAGATCTGCGACAAGTGCAAGGTGATCCGCCGTCACGGTCGGGTCATGGTGATCTGCGAGAACCTGCGCCACAAGCAGCGCCAGGGCTGA
- the rpsD gene encoding 30S ribosomal protein S4, with protein sequence MARYTGPATRISRRLKVDLVGGDQAFERRPYPPGQHGRGRVKESEYLLQLQEKQKARYTYGVLEKQFRRYYEEAVRRTGKTGENLLQILESRLDNVVYRSGLARTRRQARQLVSHGHFIVNGHKVNIPSFRVSKFDIIDVKPKSLPTLPFEAARASFGDRPIPAWLQVVPSSLRILVHQLPERAQIDTPVTEQLIVELYSK encoded by the coding sequence ATGGCTCGCTACACCGGACCGGCAACGCGTATCTCGCGCCGGCTCAAGGTCGACCTCGTCGGTGGGGACCAGGCGTTCGAGCGCCGTCCCTACCCGCCCGGCCAGCACGGCCGCGGCCGGGTCAAGGAGTCCGAGTACCTGCTTCAGCTCCAGGAGAAGCAGAAGGCCCGCTACACGTACGGCGTGCTGGAGAAGCAGTTCCGCCGCTACTACGAGGAAGCGGTCCGCCGCACCGGCAAGACCGGTGAGAACCTGCTCCAGATCCTGGAGTCGCGGTTGGACAACGTGGTGTACCGCTCGGGTCTCGCGCGTACCCGCCGTCAGGCCCGCCAGCTGGTCAGCCACGGTCACTTCATCGTGAACGGCCACAAGGTCAACATCCCGAGCTTCCGGGTGTCGAAGTTCGACATCATCGACGTCAAGCCGAAGTCGCTGCCGACGCTGCCCTTCGAGGCCGCGCGTGCCTCGTTCGGCGACCGGCCGATCCCGGCCTGGCTCCAGGTCGTGCCGTCTTCGCTGCGCATCCTGGTGCACCAGCTCCCGGAGCGGGCGCAGATCGACACGCCCGTCACCGAGCAGCTCATCGTCGAGCTCTACTCGAAGTGA
- a CDS encoding DUF1707 SHOCT-like domain-containing protein, whose amino-acid sequence MSQPVRPEDIRVSDAEREVVVRRLHTAHTDGSLDLAEFDARVVSAWNAKTRGDLLVLVADLPEDATRAMPVVPLVPPPPVPARKSGGQRALRALTTVWLSVSAFNFAIWLLVSLLGGEGFVHPWFLWVAVPWGSVLGVVWLATGKTR is encoded by the coding sequence GTGAGCCAGCCTGTGCGCCCCGAGGACATCAGGGTTTCAGACGCCGAGCGCGAGGTGGTCGTGCGCCGCCTGCACACCGCGCACACCGACGGCAGCCTCGACCTGGCCGAGTTCGACGCCCGGGTGGTGAGCGCGTGGAACGCCAAGACCCGCGGGGACCTGCTGGTGCTCGTCGCCGACCTGCCCGAGGACGCCACGCGGGCCATGCCCGTCGTGCCGCTGGTCCCCCCGCCGCCGGTCCCGGCGCGCAAGAGCGGCGGACAGCGGGCGTTGCGGGCCCTGACCACCGTGTGGCTGAGCGTCAGCGCGTTCAACTTCGCGATCTGGCTGCTGGTGAGCCTGCTCGGCGGCGAGGGCTTCGTGCATCCGTGGTTCCTGTGGGTGGCCGTGCCGTGGGGTTCGGTCCTGGGCGTCGTCTGGCTGGCCACCGGCAAAACCCGCTGA
- the rpsE gene encoding 30S ribosomal protein S5 produces the protein MPGRTRREGGGGERGERRDRRDGGRGGAAQEKTPHLERVVAINRVSKVVKGGRRFSFTALVVVGDGDGMVGVGYGKAKEVPAAIAKGVEEAKKNFFRVPRIAGTIPHPVQGEKAAGVVLLRPASAGTGVIAGGAVRAVLECAGVHDVLSKSLGSDNAINIVHATVEALKGLQRPEEVAARRGLPLEDVAPAGMLRARAGAV, from the coding sequence ATGCCAGGACGCACGCGTCGCGAAGGCGGCGGGGGCGAGCGCGGAGAGCGTCGCGACCGTCGTGACGGCGGCCGCGGCGGCGCGGCCCAGGAGAAGACCCCGCACCTGGAGCGCGTGGTTGCGATCAACCGCGTCTCCAAGGTCGTCAAGGGTGGTCGTCGCTTCAGCTTCACCGCGCTGGTCGTCGTCGGCGACGGCGACGGCATGGTCGGTGTCGGCTACGGCAAGGCCAAGGAAGTGCCGGCGGCGATCGCCAAGGGTGTGGAGGAGGCGAAGAAGAACTTCTTCCGCGTCCCCCGCATCGCGGGCACGATCCCTCACCCGGTCCAGGGCGAGAAGGCGGCCGGTGTCGTGCTGCTGCGTCCGGCTTCGGCCGGTACCGGTGTCATCGCCGGTGGCGCGGTCCGCGCGGTGCTGGAGTGCGCCGGTGTCCACGACGTGCTGTCCAAGTCGCTCGGCTCGGACAACGCGATCAACATCGTGCACGCCACCGTGGAGGCCCTGAAGGGTCTCCAGCGTCCCGAGGAGGTGGCGGCCCGTCGCGGTCTGCCGCTGGAGGACGTCGCCCCGGCCGGCATGCTGCGCGCCCGCGCAGGGGCGGTGTGA
- the infA gene encoding translation initiation factor IF-1, whose product MGKKDGAIEVEGRVVEPLPNAMFRVELENGHKVLAHISGKMRQHYIRILPEDRVVVELSPYDLSRGRIVYRYK is encoded by the coding sequence ATGGGCAAGAAGGACGGGGCCATTGAGGTCGAGGGCCGCGTAGTCGAGCCGCTCCCCAACGCGATGTTCCGCGTCGAGTTGGAGAACGGGCACAAGGTCCTGGCTCACATCAGCGGCAAGATGCGCCAGCACTACATCCGTATCCTCCCCGAGGACCGGGTTGTCGTGGAGCTCTCGCCCTACGACCTGTCCCGAGGGCGCATCGTCTACCGCTACAAGTGA
- the rplQ gene encoding 50S ribosomal protein L17, translating into MPTPTKGRRLGGSPAHERLLLANLATSLFTHGRITTTEAKAKRLRPYAEKLITKAKIGDLHNRREILKVIRDKDIVHKLFAEIGPQFADRAGGYTRITKTLPRKGDNAPMAVIELVQEKTVTSEAERARKTKFAKDEAPKAAVVEENEVEATEAESTEAEAEAVEVKDEDKKDES; encoded by the coding sequence ATGCCCACCCCCACGAAGGGCCGCCGACTCGGCGGTTCCCCGGCCCACGAGCGGCTGCTGCTGGCCAACCTGGCCACCTCGCTGTTCACCCACGGCCGGATCACCACGACCGAGGCCAAGGCCAAGCGCCTGCGCCCGTACGCCGAGAAGCTGATCACGAAGGCGAAGATCGGCGACCTGCACAACCGTCGCGAGATCCTCAAGGTCATCCGTGACAAGGACATCGTGCACAAGCTGTTCGCCGAGATCGGCCCGCAGTTCGCGGACCGGGCCGGCGGTTACACCCGCATCACCAAGACGCTGCCGCGCAAGGGCGACAACGCCCCCATGGCCGTGATCGAGCTGGTGCAGGAGAAGACCGTCACCTCCGAGGCCGAGCGTGCCCGCAAGACCAAGTTCGCCAAGGACGAGGCGCCCAAGGCCGCCGTCGTCGAGGAGAACGAGGTCGAGGCGACCGAGGCTGAGTCGACCGAGGCTGAGGCCGAGGCCGTCGAGGTCAAGGACGAAGACAAGAAGGACGAGTCCTGA
- the rplO gene encoding 50S ribosomal protein L15, producing MTIKIHDLRPAPGAKRAKIRVGRGEGSKGKTAGRGTKGTGARKNVSPRFEGGQMPLHMRLPKLKGFRNPFRTEYQVVNVSDIARVFPEGGRVDVDALVDAGLVRKNELVKVLGDGDLDGVKLDVVAHKFSRSAVEKITAASGTTTVL from the coding sequence GTGACCATCAAGATCCACGACCTTCGTCCGGCTCCGGGCGCCAAGCGGGCCAAGATCCGCGTCGGCCGCGGTGAGGGCTCGAAGGGCAAGACCGCCGGTCGCGGTACGAAGGGCACCGGGGCGCGCAAGAACGTCTCGCCGCGCTTCGAGGGTGGCCAGATGCCGCTGCACATGCGGCTGCCGAAGCTCAAGGGCTTCCGCAACCCGTTCCGCACCGAGTACCAGGTCGTCAACGTCTCCGACATCGCCCGGGTGTTCCCGGAGGGTGGCCGGGTCGACGTGGACGCGCTGGTGGACGCCGGCCTCGTGCGCAAGAACGAGCTGGTGAAGGTGCTGGGCGACGGCGACCTCGACGGCGTCAAGCTCGACGTCGTGGCGCACAAGTTCTCGCGCTCCGCGGTCGAGAAGATCACGGCGGCGAGCGGCACCACCACGGTGCTCTGA
- the rpsM gene encoding 30S ribosomal protein S13, whose product MARLAGVDLPREKRLEIALTYIFGIGRTRSKEVLKATEISPDVRVKDLGDDDLTKLREFIESNFKVEGDLRREVAADIRRKMEIGCYEGLRHRRNLPVRGQRTKTNARTRKGPKKTVAGKKKAGKK is encoded by the coding sequence ATGGCACGACTCGCTGGCGTAGACCTCCCCCGCGAGAAGCGGTTGGAGATCGCGCTCACCTACATCTTCGGCATCGGCCGTACGCGGTCGAAGGAAGTGCTGAAGGCGACCGAGATCTCGCCCGACGTCCGGGTCAAGGACCTTGGTGACGACGACCTGACGAAGCTCCGCGAGTTCATCGAGAGCAACTTCAAGGTCGAGGGTGACCTCCGCCGCGAGGTCGCGGCCGACATCCGCCGCAAGATGGAGATCGGCTGCTACGAGGGCCTGCGCCACCGTCGCAACCTGCCCGTCCGCGGGCAGCGCACCAAGACGAACGCGCGCACTCGCAAGGGTCCGAAGAAGACCGTTGCGGGCAAGAAGAAGGCCGGCAAGAAGTAA
- a CDS encoding DNA-directed RNA polymerase subunit alpha gives MLISQRPSLSEDAVNETRSRFVIEPLEPGFGYTLGNSIRRTLLSSIPGAAVTSIRIDGVLHEFTTVPGVKEDVTDIILNLKELVVSSEEDEPVTMYLRKQGPGAVTAGDIVPPAGVTVHNPDLHIATLNGKGKLEIELVVERGRGYVPAVQNKQAGAEIGRIPVDSIYSPVMKVTYKVEATRVEQRTDFDKLILDVETKPSITPRDAVASAGKTLVELFGLARELNVDAEGIEIGPSPAEADTIAAFAMPIEDLDLTVRSYNCLKREGIHTVGELVSRSEADLLDIRNFGAKSIDEVKMKLVGLGLALKDSPPGFDPSAAASDYPTEGWGVDTSVDTHDDGQDYAETEQL, from the coding sequence GTGCTGATTTCCCAGCGCCCCTCGCTCAGCGAGGACGCGGTCAACGAGACCCGCTCCCGGTTCGTCATCGAGCCGCTGGAGCCGGGCTTCGGCTACACCCTCGGCAACTCCATCCGCCGGACCCTCCTGTCGTCCATCCCGGGCGCGGCGGTGACCAGCATCCGCATCGACGGCGTGCTGCACGAGTTCACCACCGTTCCGGGCGTCAAGGAGGACGTCACCGACATCATCCTCAACCTCAAGGAGCTGGTCGTCAGCTCCGAGGAGGACGAGCCGGTGACCATGTACCTGCGCAAGCAGGGACCCGGTGCGGTGACCGCCGGCGACATCGTGCCCCCGGCCGGTGTCACCGTGCACAACCCCGACCTGCACATCGCGACCCTGAACGGCAAGGGCAAGCTGGAGATCGAGCTCGTCGTCGAGCGCGGTCGCGGCTACGTCCCCGCCGTCCAGAACAAGCAGGCCGGTGCCGAGATCGGCCGCATCCCCGTCGACTCGATCTACTCGCCCGTCATGAAGGTGACCTACAAGGTCGAGGCCACCCGTGTCGAGCAGCGGACCGACTTCGACAAGCTGATCCTCGACGTCGAGACCAAGCCCTCCATCACGCCGCGCGACGCCGTCGCGTCCGCGGGCAAGACGCTGGTGGAGCTGTTCGGTCTCGCGCGCGAGCTGAATGTCGACGCCGAGGGCATCGAGATCGGACCGTCGCCCGCCGAGGCCGACACCATCGCGGCGTTCGCGATGCCGATCGAGGACCTGGACCTCACCGTCCGGTCCTACAACTGCCTCAAGCGCGAGGGCATCCACACCGTGGGTGAACTCGTGTCGCGCAGCGAGGCGGACCTGCTGGACATCCGCAACTTCGGTGCGAAGTCGATCGACGAGGTCAAGATGAAGCTCGTCGGGCTCGGCCTCGCGCTCAAGGACAGCCCCCCTGGGTTCGACCCGTCGGCCGCCGCGTCCGACTACCCCACCGAGGGTTGGGGCGTGGACACCTCCGTGGACACGCACGACGACGGCCAGGACTACGCGGAGACCGAGCAGCTCTGA
- the rpmD gene encoding 50S ribosomal protein L30, translating to MAQLKVTQVRSSIGTKHNHRESLRTLGLRKIRQSVVREDSPQVRGLIHTVRHLVVVEEVQS from the coding sequence ATGGCCCAGCTCAAGGTGACCCAGGTCCGCAGCAGCATCGGTACCAAGCACAACCACCGTGAGTCCCTCCGGACCCTCGGGTTGCGCAAGATCCGCCAGTCGGTGGTCCGCGAGGACTCGCCGCAGGTGCGCGGTTTGATCCACACCGTGCGTCACCTGGTGGTCGTCGAGGAGGTCCAGTCGTGA
- the truA gene encoding tRNA pseudouridine(38-40) synthase TruA, translating to MRFDLAYDGTGFSGWARQPGRRTVCGVLEDTLSKVLREDVNLTVAGRTDAGVHAAGQVAHADLPGGVDVPGLPKRLARALPDDVRVFAARVVPGEFDARFSALRRHYEYRVTDADSGAHPLRRLDTLAWPRPLDLDALNAASALLLGERDFCAFCRRREGATTIRELQRLEWSRDGDVLTAFVSADAFCHSMVRSLVGALLAVGEGRKPVEWPASLLSLSARASGVTVAPPHGLALVRVDYPEDASLAARALVTRNVRVSPGT from the coding sequence GTGCGGTTCGACCTGGCTTATGACGGGACCGGGTTCTCGGGGTGGGCTCGGCAGCCTGGGCGGCGGACCGTGTGCGGGGTGCTGGAGGACACGTTGTCCAAGGTGCTGCGCGAGGACGTGAACCTGACCGTGGCCGGGCGGACCGATGCCGGTGTGCACGCCGCCGGGCAGGTCGCGCACGCGGATCTGCCCGGCGGTGTCGATGTGCCGGGGCTGCCCAAGCGGTTGGCGCGTGCGTTGCCGGACGATGTGCGGGTGTTCGCGGCGCGGGTGGTGCCGGGTGAGTTCGATGCGCGGTTCTCGGCCTTGCGGAGGCACTACGAGTACCGGGTGACGGATGCGGATTCGGGGGCGCACCCGTTGCGGCGGTTGGACACCCTGGCGTGGCCGCGTCCGCTGGATCTCGACGCGTTGAACGCGGCGTCGGCGTTGTTGTTGGGGGAGCGGGATTTCTGCGCGTTCTGCCGGCGGCGTGAGGGTGCTACGACGATCCGTGAGTTGCAGCGGTTGGAGTGGTCACGGGATGGGGACGTGTTGACCGCTTTCGTGTCTGCGGATGCGTTTTGCCACTCGATGGTGCGGAGTCTGGTGGGGGCTTTGCTTGCCGTCGGTGAGGGGCGCAAGCCGGTCGAGTGGCCTGCTTCGCTGTTGTCTTTGAGTGCGCGGGCCAGTGGGGTGACGGTGGCTCCGCCGCACGGGTTGGCTCTGGTGCGGGTGGACTACCCGGAGGATGCCTCGCTTGCCGCTCGGGCTTTGGTCACGCGCAACGTCCGGGTTTCTCCCGGGACGTAG
- the secY gene encoding preprotein translocase subunit SecY, with translation MLGAFRSALATPDLRKKILFTLGIVVVYRLGATLPAPGVSFKNVKQCVEQVDQQGIYSLINLFSGGALLNLSIFALGIMPYITASIIIQLLTVVIPRFEQLKKEGQAGQGKLTQYTRYLTIALAVLQSTGIIALAVRDQLFQDCQVPVIPDESIFSLCVLVVTMTAGTSVIMWLGEIITEKGIGNGMSLLIFTGIAARIPAEGQIILSRGGLTFFLVLVAALLIIASVIYVEQAQRRIPVQYAKRMIGRRMYGGTSTYLPLKVNQAGVIPVIFASSLLYLPDLISRLTASNDGSAPGWWQTFVQTYLVSQSNPVHMGLYFLLIVFFTYFYVGITFNPDERADEMKKFGGFIPGIRPGRPTAEYLRFVLGRITLPGSLYLGIVAILPNLFLDLTGQGQNQNFPFGGTAVLIMVGVGLDTVKQIESQLMQRNYEGFLR, from the coding sequence GTGCTCGGCGCATTCCGCTCGGCTCTCGCGACGCCGGACCTACGAAAGAAGATCCTCTTCACGTTGGGGATCGTCGTCGTGTACCGGTTGGGCGCGACCCTGCCCGCGCCGGGTGTCTCCTTCAAGAACGTGAAACAGTGCGTCGAGCAGGTGGACCAGCAGGGGATCTACTCCCTGATCAACCTGTTCAGCGGCGGCGCGCTGCTCAACTTGTCGATCTTCGCGCTGGGCATCATGCCCTACATCACCGCCAGCATCATCATCCAGCTGCTCACCGTCGTCATCCCGCGGTTCGAGCAGTTGAAGAAGGAAGGCCAGGCGGGCCAGGGCAAGCTCACGCAGTACACCCGGTACCTGACGATCGCGCTGGCCGTGCTCCAGTCCACGGGCATCATCGCCCTGGCCGTGCGCGACCAGCTGTTCCAGGACTGCCAGGTGCCGGTCATCCCGGACGAGAGCATCTTCTCGCTGTGCGTGCTGGTCGTGACGATGACCGCGGGCACCAGCGTGATCATGTGGCTCGGTGAGATCATCACCGAGAAGGGCATCGGCAACGGCATGTCGTTGCTGATCTTCACCGGCATCGCCGCCCGCATCCCGGCCGAGGGCCAGATCATCCTCAGCCGCGGCGGTCTCACCTTCTTCCTGGTCCTCGTGGCGGCGCTGCTGATCATTGCCAGCGTCATCTACGTCGAGCAGGCCCAGCGCCGGATCCCGGTGCAGTACGCGAAGCGCATGATCGGCCGCCGGATGTACGGCGGCACGTCGACCTACCTGCCGCTGAAGGTGAACCAGGCCGGTGTCATCCCGGTCATCTTCGCCTCGTCGCTGCTGTACCTGCCGGACCTGATCTCCCGGTTGACCGCCTCGAACGACGGGTCGGCGCCGGGCTGGTGGCAGACGTTCGTGCAGACGTACCTGGTCAGCCAGTCCAACCCCGTGCACATGGGGCTGTACTTCCTGCTGATCGTCTTCTTCACCTACTTCTACGTGGGCATCACGTTCAACCCGGACGAGCGTGCCGACGAGATGAAGAAGTTCGGTGGGTTCATCCCGGGTATCCGCCCCGGCCGGCCCACCGCCGAATACCTCCGCTTCGTCCTGGGGCGGATCACGCTGCCTGGCTCGCTCTACCTGGGCATCGTCGCCATCCTGCCGAACCTGTTCCTCGACCTGACCGGTCAGGGCCAGAACCAGAACTTCCCGTTCGGCGGTACCGCGGTGCTGATCATGGTCGGTGTCGGACTCGACACCGTGAAGCAGATCGAAAGCCAGCTCATGCAGCGCAATTACGAAGGGTTCCTCCGCTAG